The DNA region GACATTACACAGGAGGTTTCATTGCCCGAACCCCTCTGCCCCATGCTCACACCTTACCTACAAAGTTGCCTATGAAGGCAATTCCTAGGGCGATATCGTTGTATCCATAGGTGTGAGAGCCTTGGATATTCCAGCCAACGCCTTCATACACACCGCCATCCTGGCCCACCAGGAAGCTAGGAGTGGGCAAAGAAAAACGGAGAAAGTCACTCTTGGAAGAAGAATTGGCTTCATTTACTCCttgaatcattcattcattctcccatTCATTTATCAAATGTTGGCTGAACATTTCTTATGTGCCAATGTGCACAGAGACAAAAcagagaagcaaaaacaaaaagacaatcaCAATCTCTGAACCTGAGAAGTGAGGTCAGACCATGACAAGCAATAATAACAGCCACTGCAGTCCCCCTCTGGGACATGGCCTTTCTCCCCACAATGCCACGGAATCTGACCTCCCCAAGGTGACCAATGACCGCCTCGACGCTAGTACGATGGAAACATATTTTTGATCCAGATTACACTGACCCACGTCACCACTCTCTTCTTGAAATGCCCTCTTCCCTGAGAATTTGCAAAAGCTGTTGTGATTAAGTCATAGATGAATGATTGCAATTTGTCATCCTCTAACCTTACATCCCTTCTATGAAATGCCAAGGCATCTTCTATTTAGCTTCTGCTATTCCATTAGCTCAATGTGTTTTTTATGATAGATCATGCGTTAAAGGGGCAAAAAGAGAACATTCTGATTTTGCTCTCTATCTTCAAGTAGATATGGTATCGTTTTCCCAATTGTAGAGATGAGGCtaaagaggcccagagaggttaaaagATCCCATGTGTATAAAGTGGAGTAATAGTACCAGAGGCATTGCAGGGTTCTAACATCAGAGGGAGCAAGTTGGGGTTGGGCCAGACGGAGGAAGAGGCTGAGCAGGGCCTGTGTCTCTCAGTGTTGGAAGGGGATACATAAAAAGGCACAACCCTTCCATGGTCTTCCATGAGGGGCTCACAGTTTTGCTTTTATCACTATTGTTTCTAATGTCTTCTTTTCAGAGTCTTCCCTAGAGGAGAATATTCCCAGGAGAGATAGCTAACCCTTAGCTATGTCTGAATGATAGCCCAGAGTCTTGCACAAATAAAAGACCCTGCCTTATGTAAAGCCCCTGGTATACAAAGGAAGGGCTCAGCAATGTCGGTTCCTCCCCCAGCCTGCCTTCCTGCAGCCTTGACCCCACTTACTGATATCCAATGTCACAGAAGTCCAGTCTGTCCATGTGGTAGGACTGTATGTCTCGGATGCGAGTCTGGCAGTCCGCGGATGTGTTGCAGGTCGTCCCAGCCGTGTGGATGATGATGACGTATTTGGCTGGGAGGCTCATTTGAGGGCAGTGTGTCTCTCTGGCTTCCCACGCTGACCGTGGGATGATGCTGGGGCAAGCTGTGATGAGGTGAGAAACCAAGACCATGGATGGGTGGAGGTGGTAGAGGGCATAGAAGGGATAAAggatgatggaaaaaataaatttaaattaaatttggaaaaaaaaaccccataacaacaaaaacaaggcCATGGGACTGCTCCTGTGCCCACACGTGGACAATCACACCACTGCAGCCAGGGCTGCTCCTCGGTCTCCCCACCCTCCGGCACCAGGGGAATACCCTAACATGCGTTCAGCTGGGGGGCTCTGCAAAAGGCCACACAGGAATTGTCTGGGTCAAGGGGCTGCAGCCAATGGGCAGAGGCAAAAATCTACAGGTTCTGATTACAACTATGGAAACCGGTGTGTGAGCAGAAGGGGAAGAAACGTTGATCGCAGAGTCATGGCCATTTTGTTCAAAAAACAAAGTGTACCTGCATGTTTCAATATGCACTGCGAATACATGCAGGTGCGTGAGCTTTTTATGTAACAGGACCAATATGCAGAAATCAGCATCTCTGAACTGATCACATGTATATGACAGTATTTTGAAATCTATAAAGAACTACAAATGTGAAGAGATTATCATTACTGAAGATAGCATTTGTCTGAAAGCAAGAAAAACTTTATTTAGAGatgtacaattaaaaaaaaaataacaaaaatatccttgtcctggctgggtggctcagttggttagagtgtcatcccaaacGTGgaaaggttgggggtttgattcccaatcaggacacacacctaggttgcGAGTTTGACCCCAGGTCAggacatgtatgggaggcaaccaattgatgtttctcacattgatgtttctctctctctctctctctctctctctctctctctctcaatcaatcaatcaatcaaacatatccttgagtgaagagtaatatcctatataataaaagcctaatatgctaagtgtctggtcatccaatcagctgttcaatcaatcaaagcataatatgcaaaggccactcaaccactcattatgacgtgcactgaacaccagggggcagacgctctgactggtagttagcttgctgctggggtctggccgatcgggactgagcaagatgggccagacattccctggagccctcctgcgatcccgccccagctggccaacctcctgtgtccctctccagccccagtcatgcactggtgggttccctcagcctggcccactagtgcacaaatttgtgcactgggcctctaatatacagTATATCCTTGAGTCCAAGAAAAGATCCACTCTAGCAGAGAATGTGCTAAGCTATTGAAAGTGCTTATTAATTGTACTGGTTTTAGGCTGCTACTTGCTCATTCCAAAATAGGTTATGATTTTTATTATCCAGTTTCTTGAAATATTCACTCTGATGTCAGCATAATCTGTGAAGTCAGGTTTTTTTCAATGCTGTGGTCATGTTGCAGGTTGGCTGAGTTTTGCATTTAgaaaggtatgtgtgtgtgtgtgtgtgtgtgtgtgtgtgtgtgtgtgtgtactcacgtaatatacacaaatatatatacgTTTACTGCCCCATGACcatgctttgtttttctccatagCCTTCCTGTCACCTGACATCATATGCATTTTACTtgtcaatttcttcatttttggTCTTTCTTCACTGAAATATGAagctgtctgttttgttcatggtTGTATCCTCAGTACCTAGAAGAGTGTCTGATATTCAGTAAATACCTGTTGATGGAGTGAAAATGTGTGTACACATACTGGTGTCAAGAATGGCCCCATGGCCATATCATTCCAGTGGGAAGGAGTGGAGGTCAGGAAGGTACCCTCTCAGAACTTTCTGGATCTCAGCATGAGATGTGTTCTGGGTCCCAAGAAATCGATGAACACCAACAGGAAAAAAACCTTCCCTGGTGTCTGGGTGTcactgggagggggaggaggtgggatggaGGACCTCACCTTTCCTGGGCATTGCTGGCTGCTGATAGGCCAGGCACATCTCTTCTTTCAAGAGTAGTGGCTGAATATACCAGGGGGACAGGTGTCCCTTCCGGATGGCATAGAAGATCAGGTCCTCTGCGGCTGATAAGGCAGCCGGGCTGGGACTGTGGCCTGAAAAAGGATGACATGGATCACCAAACTGTCAGCAAGAGACTCCAATCTGGTCTAGATCTGGAGGGAGGGTGAGGTTACCACCTGAGCCTGAATAACTGATGGATGGGAAGAGAGGAAACTGGTCCAGTAGCTAGGACAGCAGTACTAAGAGGCAAAGAACTACTTGGACAGCCGTTGGAGGCCAAGTTTGTGACCTCTTTCAAGGGCCAAACTAAGACTTGTATCCACTCCATCTCTAGGTGGAAGAGTTGGGCGGCAATACAATCTACATGCAAAGAGAGGCCCACCTGACCAGGTCAGGTACACCTCGCATGAAGAAAAGTGTGACAGTACTCACTTAGCAGCTCCCACAATCATGCATGTGGCAACTGCTCTTCTCACCCGTTCACAGAATTCTCACAGAAACACCTCTGCGGTCCATGCTGTGACTTCATCTACTAGCTCTCCACTCCACCTGGCCCTGCGCTCTCCTCTGTTTTGCAGGGTAAACACCCACAAAGACATTCCTCAGACTTCCTTGCCTGCCTGCTTCTCGGTGGGTCCTCCCAAAGGGAGCCACTGGAGGAAAAAGGAAGCCTTGCTTTTCTGCCTCTGTGCAGGCTCAGTGTCACACAACCTCAGACACCGAGGTGACGGCAACACTGTGAGCTCACTGGTGGCGTCAGCAACCTCGCAGAGTGCAGACCAGAGAAGTGGAAGAGGACACAAAGGACACCACACCATAGAGTCCAAGTGAGGAAAGGACTTTGGAAGAGTGTGGTGGAGGCTGAAACGACAGGCGTGCGGGGAAtgtttgagatcttgctccccagcagaggtggtcagtttggctcaaataaattctataaaaaattttttttaaaaaaaagagaaagaaaagagaggagtGTGGAGACGATGGAGCGAAGGAAGAGAATATAGATAACTCTCCAGCAGAGGGTCCGGGGGAGGACTGTTACCTTCCTTGGTGCCAAAGAAGGCGAGGCCCAGGGAGACGTTGTTGTAGCCCTGGGTGTGCAAACCCTGGATATTCCAGCCGACACCTTCATACACCCTGCCATCGTCCCCAATCAGGAAGCTGCCAGGCAAGGACATGTGGATTGAATGGCAAATACCGGTCACAGGAACCCTCTCACCCATCCTCAGAAGGAGGGGCAGCTGTGTTTTAACATtttgtacttattttatttaaagcaacatgaaaggaagatggagaagagagaagagccagTCCAACTCTCTTTGACTAGAGtaacttgagtgtggctcttactTGTAGGCCAAGTCGCACCAGCCTTTGGTGTAGACGGAATGGGCCTGAAGGCCCCGTAGCTTCTCACTGCAAATGTTCTGCTCCTGGCACTCCATCCCCGTGAGCTGCTGTGTGATGACATAGGCCATAGGTGGGGTCAGCTGGGCCCAGCAAGTCTGAGATCTCGCTCCCCACTCCTTGCGGGAAACAATGGTGGGGGCATCTGCAGAGGGAACAAAAGGATGGCATGCAGCAGCTCTTACCCAGTTCCCCTGGCCCGCTGCCCACGCCACCCTCATCCTCCTGTTTCAGGGCCTCTCCTGCCCTTTGAT from Myotis daubentonii chromosome 18, mMyoDau2.1, whole genome shotgun sequence includes:
- the PGLYRP3 gene encoding peptidoglycan recognition protein 3 isoform X2; translated protein: MLLWLLVLSALSLQAWDAPTIVSRKEWGARSQTCWAQLTPPMAYVITQQLTGMECQEQNICSEKLRGLQAHSVYTKGWCDLAYNFLIGDDGRVYEGVGWNIQGLHTQGYNNVSLGLAFFGTKEGHSPSPAALSAAEDLIFYAIRKGHLSPWYIQPLLLKEEMCLAYQQPAMPRKACPSIIPRSAWEARETHCPQMSLPAKYVIIIHTAGTTCNTSADCQTRIRDIQSYHMDRLDFCDIGYHFLVGQDGGVYEGVGWNIQGSHTYGYNDIALGIAFIGNFVEKPPNAAALEAAQSLIQCAVDQGHLAPNYLLVGHSDVSQILSPGKALYNIISTWPHFKQ
- the PGLYRP3 gene encoding peptidoglycan recognition protein 3 isoform X1, with amino-acid sequence MLLWLLVLSALSLQAWGYSPQFSWNETQAREVSERLVDLFVGISQLIRKGRNDAPTIVSRKEWGARSQTCWAQLTPPMAYVITQQLTGMECQEQNICSEKLRGLQAHSVYTKGWCDLAYNFLIGDDGRVYEGVGWNIQGLHTQGYNNVSLGLAFFGTKEGHSPSPAALSAAEDLIFYAIRKGHLSPWYIQPLLLKEEMCLAYQQPAMPRKACPSIIPRSAWEARETHCPQMSLPAKYVIIIHTAGTTCNTSADCQTRIRDIQSYHMDRLDFCDIGYHFLVGQDGGVYEGVGWNIQGSHTYGYNDIALGIAFIGNFVEKPPNAAALEAAQSLIQCAVDQGHLAPNYLLVGHSDVSQILSPGKALYNIISTWPHFKQ